In Sebastes fasciatus isolate fSebFas1 chromosome 8, fSebFas1.pri, whole genome shotgun sequence, the DNA window AAGGAACCAGGCATTTGCTTGTAGAGACCTTTTGCAGAGTTTTGAGAGACTTCATTGTTAACCTGGAAATAAGCACAAACAATAATCAGATCATGTTTAAATTAAAAAGCTCTAAATGGTCAAGGGGATCAAAAGTAAATTCATTTTGCTGGTATAATAAGAGAAGCTCACCATCGTCAACATTGTGATCAAGTCATCGGTAGCGGCATTTTCCTCAAGGATACGGTCTAGTGTCTCCACGTACCAGGAGCCTGCCTTAGGGTCTCTCCAAGAAACGTAACCTGTGTTTGTCACATTAGGCATTATTAAGACATACATAACAAGTCAAGTGCATCAAGATAAACAGATGCAtgaatgcaacacacacacacacacacacacacacacacacacacacacacacacacacacacacacacacacacacacacacacacactgagacaaaaacacacactgagacaaaaacacaccagGAAAAGTAGAGTAGGACACCAGAATGTCACTCGGGGTGGGCAGCGTAGCTCTGGCGTCCGGTTCGTCGGACGTGCTCAGAGAGTCGCTGCTGGATGACATCGGAATGGCGTCCGTCTGATCATCTGCTCCACCGATGGACGGTTTAACATCATCATCTGGGGACACCTCAAAGCCTGTGTCTGTTTGACCTTaaggacaaaaacaaatgtgacacaattattattattactactatcattatggattttttgcatGCTCTGTtactttaaagggatagcttgggtgttttgaagtggggttctatgaggtacttatccatagtcagtgtattacctacagcagATAACAGTTGGCACAAAGTCCCACATAGATATGAaaaaactaaccgatcaaggcagcagtagaccagcaactgctgtgttctgtgaggtaaaattgcAGGTTTCTTttatggagtctggtggctttggcgagagcatagatggatacaacggttTCAGTTCCCTTCCGGAAgaaggctgtctgacggcaaggtgaACCAGCGAAAATATGGCGTACAcataaactaatattgatttctttaggtgggcctttcttttaggtggctaaaatgtttTGCTGTcgaccccgtccacagcagtatatcGCTTTGCTTTcgtctgtctgcttctccaaactgggagcgtgccgaccatcatctactgttggtaatacactgactatagataagtacttcatacaaccccacttcaaaacacccaaactatccctttaagttgttCGATAGTATGCTTAATGTTAGCTACCTCCTCCGCAGGCCTGTATGAAGAAAAGTTTGGGTTTTCCCTGTAAAGATGGACAATGCTGGCCATTGAGGTAGTTTGTGATGTTCTGAACTGGGACATCCTGTCCGTCCACACCATACACGGAACCAGGGAAGCGGCTGTGACTCACCTACAAACATAAATACAAGCACACATTACAAGTCACCTGGATCTGAAATTGAGCAGGTCGGAGAGAAAAATGTTTTCTgaggaaacacaaaaacaggacATGGCTCACCTCAGTCCCATGGGACAGCATGATAACCACACAGCAGTCATATTGTGAGTGGTCTGTCTTAGATAAAGCCGACAGTTCATGTCTGATTTGCTGAAATGCAGAGATGAGTGTTAGCTTTACAACCATGAGCTTAAAGTTTTACATGACACGGGAGCAGAAGAAATGACTCTTACTCTTTGTTTCAGGTTTGTCTTAACGTTCACAATAAAGTTGAGTGCCTTGAATCTCCTCTCCAGCTTGTCAGAATCTATGTTGGACCCTTTGCGATTACTCAGCTGGCTCTCTGGTTTAAAGTCTACGTTGTTTATGATGAGGCAATGTCCACATGGGCTGGCATCCATTTTATagctctgacacacacatacacagaaaaaGGAAGTGGAGAAAGAGGCATGATGTAAATATATTATCTGAGATTTAGCAAAGCTTGCTTCTacaacaacttttgtctttctgtcgGTTGTTAAGTGcatgataaataaatgatgcTTACCTGAATACTATCCCGTCGAATTCTGACTTGTTGCACTGGTTTTATGTACTCCCTTTCAGGTGCTGTGACATGAGCATCAATATGTGTTAAAGCATCAAgaaacttaccagactgttacCAGCATGTAAATTAATTGCGTTACTTACATGGACTTGGAGTAGGACTGGGCCTCCGTATTGGATAGACAGGGACAATGTCTATTCTTTGCTTATCAACATCCATAGGAGAGCCTATTAAAGAAAGAAAGCGCACATATATGAGCCACCAAAGTGTTGATATTACAAGACCAGAGGGTTACAAATTATTGTAATAATTTGCCCACAAAGACTATTTTTTAAAGACAGTATACTCATTAATGTCTCACACTTACGAATCGGGAGAGGCTGGACAACGAGGGGGACAACCTCAGTGGGTGTTGCAGGCTGCAGCTGAACTGCTGGAGCTCCATTCTGGAGAAGCTCTGCCAAACTGTGCTGTCCTGTCTCCCGAAGGCACTCCAGAAATAATGGAAAGGCCCGACTCCCACGGGTCTCCAAGTCCTGGACTAACTTCCTGGCCTGGTTACGTCTGGTCCCAGAGCTCTGACAGGAGAAACAGTAACAGAtgtgatttagatttttttaggaTCTCTTTTAGCCCAGTTGGGGGCTATTCTATATATCACTTTACTAgatacaaacagaaacaaacaacatttatgtaagttaaacacttaaaacCCACAATACATTGTACAGCAcacaaaataacattaaagctacagtaaatagaaatggagcaaatatgattaaaaaaagttatatttataaaaccgtcactatatcctgacagtagagcatgagacaggtaatctgaaaaaaatcatgttcctctgtgtcctctggtgctcctaatggcatctgcaagatttcacagaccggaggaaaacaaccaatcagagccgagctggagcctgctgtctctgagcagctgtcaatcactcgcaaactccaatcaaacggtcaaactaggcagcgatgatcaaatatgaatcaatattctggtactgtaatacctatttctcgcctcaaatgttttcagaaacatcttgtagtgtactgtttagctgtaaaattagaaaatgtgtgacccggcagccatgttgagatcagttgaggaaata includes these proteins:
- the casp9 gene encoding caspase-9 — protein: MEKSHKQILQRNRTNLVTDLDPENLYDGLLEKGVFTQDMIDEIKSSGTRRNQARKLVQDLETRGSRAFPLFLECLRETGQHSLAELLQNGAPAVQLQPATPTEVVPLVVQPLPIRSPMDVDKQRIDIVPVYPIRRPSPTPSPSPEREYIKPVQQVRIRRDSIQSYKMDASPCGHCLIINNVDFKPESQLSNRKGSNIDSDKLERRFKALNFIVNVKTNLKQRQIRHELSALSKTDHSQYDCCVVIMLSHGTEVSHSRFPGSVYGVDGQDVPVQNITNYLNGQHCPSLQGKPKLFFIQACGGGQTDTGFEVSPDDDVKPSIGGADDQTDAIPMSSSSDSLSTSDEPDARATLPTPSDILVSYSTFPGYVSWRDPKAGSWYVETLDRILEENAATDDLITMLTMVNNEVSQNSAKGLYKQMPGSFNFLRKSFHFQTQA